CGGGATATTGCTCTGCCTTATCAGCCAATCCGACAAAATCGAGACATTCCTTCACTCGCTTCATCCGTTCACGCTTCGGCACCCCTGCTAATTCCAGCGGAATCGAAATATTTCGTTTAACCGTGACGTTATTGACCAGATTAAATTGTTGGAAAATCATCCCAATCTTTTCCCTAGCTTTCCGTAGCTGTTTACTTGGCATTTCGGTTAAATGTTGCCCTTCTACGGTAACCGTCCCTTGATCCGGCTTTTCCAGCAGATTAATCAGTCTCAGCAGTGTAGATTTCCCTGCCCCGCTTTCACCAATAATACCGTGAATCGATCTCTTCTTAACCTCAAGCGATACATCATCAACCGCCTGATAAATACCGTCCTTCAGCTTGAATCCTTTACTCACCCGACTCAGCGATAGGATCGCAAACTCCCCCTTCCTTTCCAGATATACTGAAACCTTCTAAGACAAGGTTTGTACTATAATTATTTAAAAACTGTTTCACTAAAAATCTCTTTAAATAATAAGGCATTTTATGTTCT
The window above is part of the Paenibacillus sp. FSL K6-0276 genome. Proteins encoded here:
- a CDS encoding ATP-binding cassette domain-containing protein — protein: MLSLSRVSKGFKLKDGIYQAVDDVSLEVKKRSIHGIIGESGAGKSTLLRLINLLEKPDQGTVTVEGQHLTEMPSKQLRKAREKIGMIFQQFNLVNNVTVKRNISIPLELAGVPKRERMKRVKECLDFVGLADKAEQYPAQLSGGQRQRVAIARALSNSPGLLLCDEPTSSLDPGTTADILDVLKHINSSLGVTVVIVTHEMDVVKSICTHVSVMENGQIVDSFSREDGDFRPAAVRTGSYRDQILGKAGETHV